The genomic window AACTGCTGGCAGACCAGCGAAACCCCTACAGAAATGGGTGGGAACCGATGAGCACCGAGATGCTGTCCGAAGATGAGGTCGAGATCGTCCGCCTGGTGCGGGAGTTCGTCACCGAGCAGGTCAAGCCCGTCGCCAGCGAGCTCGAGCACGCCAACACCTACCCCGAGGAGCTCATCGAGGCGATGAAGCAGATGGGGATCTTCGGCCTGGCGATCCCGGAGCCGTGGGGCGAGGCGCAGGTCAGCCTGCCGGCCTACTGCCTGGTCACCGAGGAGCTGGCCCGCGGCTGGATGTCCCTGGCCGGCGCGATGGGCGGGCACACCGTCGTCGCCAAGCTGATCCTGGCCTATGGCACGCAGGAGCAGAAGGACACCTACCTGCCGCGGATGGCGACCGGTGAACTGCGCGCCACCATGGCGCTGACCGAGCCCGGCGGCGGCTCGGACCTGCAGGCGATGCGCACCACGGCCAAGGTCGACGGCGACGACTATGTCGTCAACGGCTCCAAGACCTGGATCACCAACGCCCGCAAGGCCGAGCTGATCGCGCTGATGGTCAAGACCGACCCGGAGGCCGAGCCGCGACACAAGGGCGTCTCGATCCTGCTGGTGGAGAAGGAGGGTGAGGACGGCCTCGACGGCTTCCACCTCTCCCGCGACCTGCCCAAGCTGGGCTACAAGGGCGTGGAGTCCTGCGAGATCGCCTTCGACGGCATGCGGGTTCCGCGCACGGCCCTGCTCGGCGAGACCGAGGGCGTCGGCTTCGCCCAGATGATGAAGGGCCTGGAGGTCGGCCGCCTGCAGGTCGCCTCCCGCGCGCTCGGCGTCGGACGGGCCGCCCTGGAGGACTCGTTGCAGTACTCCCAGGAGCGTGAGTCCTTCGGCGTGCCGATCTGGAAGCACCAGTCGATCGGCAACTACCTGGCCGAGATGGCCACCAAGCTCGTCGCCGCCCGGCAGCTGACGCTGCACGCGGCACGCGCGTTCGACGCCGGGCAGCGCGCCGACATGGAGGCCGGCATGGCCAAGCTGTTCGCCTCCGAGGTCGGCATGGAGATCGCCCTGGACGCGATCCGGATCCACGGCGGCTACGGCTACTCCACCGAGTTCGACGTGGAGCGCTACTTCCGCGACGCGCCCCTCATGATCGTCGGCGAGGGCACCAACGAGATCCAGAAGAACGTCATCGCACGCCAGCTGGTCAAGCGCGGGAACGTGGACCCGGTATGACGGGAGTCCAGTCCGCGCGCTCGTTCCTGTTCGTCCCGGGCGACCGGCCCGAGCGGTTCGACAAGGCGATCGCCAGCGGCGCCGACGTGGTCATCATCGACCTGGAGGACGCGGTCGCACCCGAGGCCAAGGCGTCCGCCCGGGACGCCACGGTGGCCTGGCTGGCCGGCGGAGGCCGTGCGGCCGTGCGGGTCAACGCCGCCGACAGCCCCGAACACGAGGATGATGTGGCGGCCCTGGCCGGGATCGCCACTGCGGCAACAGACTCCGGGCTGGTCGCGATCGTGCTGCCGAAGGCCGACGACCCGGATCTCGCCAGCAGTGTGGCCAACCAGACCGGCGTGCCCGTCATCGCCCTGGTGGAGTCGGCGCTAGGCCTCGTCCGCGCCCACGAGATCGCTTCTGCGACCGGCGTTTCCCGTCTCGCCTTCGGGCACCTCGACTATGCCGTGGACCTTGGCAGCGGCAACGGCCGTGAGCCGATGCTGCACGCCCGCTCCACCCTCGTGCTGACTTCTCGCGCTGCGGGACTGCCCGGACCGATCGACGGCGTGACGACAGCGCTGGACGAGACCGAGGTGCTGACCGACGACCTGGCCTATGCCCGCGACCTCGGGCTGACCGGCAAGCTGCTGATCCACCCCAAGCAGGTGGAGCCCACCCACGCGGCCCACCGGCCCTCCGAGGAGGACGTCGCCTGGGCACAGCGGGTGATCGAGGCAGCAGCGTCCGGCGGTGCCGTCCGCGTCGACGGTGACATGGTCGACGCGCCGGTCGTGGCGCGCGCCGAAGACGTGTTGCGACGGAGGGAATCCTGATGACTGAGAGCGCCACCCGCACCGAGGTGATCTCCGCCGAACCGGTCGAGTCCCTCGCCGCTGTCCTTGAGACACCCGTGCCGTTCGAGGCGGGCTCACCCGTCCCGCCGCTGTGGCACTGGCTCTATCTGCTCGACCGCCGCCGCCAGTCCGACCTGGGCACCGACGGCCACCCGACCAGCGGCATCCCTGCCCCACCCGGCCCGGGGAGACGCAGGATGTTTGCGGGAGGGCGCGTGACGACATACGCACCGCTGGTCATCGGCGAGCCCGCGACCAAGGTGACCTCGATTGCCAAGACCGTCGAGAAGGAGGGTCGCACCGGTCCGCTGACCTTCGTCACGGTCCTGCAGGAGATCAGCCAGCGCGACCAGCTCGTCATCCGCGAGGAGCAGGACATCGTCTATCGCGCTCCCGGCACCGGTGCCCTGCCACCCGCCCCCGAGCCGCCCACGCCACCGGCCGGCCCGACGCTGCGCCTGGCGGTCGACGAACGGCTGCTGTTCCGCTTCAGCGCGCTGACCTACAACACGCACCGCATCCACTACGACCTCGGCTATGTGCCGACCGAGGGCTATGACGGCCTGGTCATCCACGGACCGCTGCAGGCCCTGCTGATGGGTGACCTGATGCGCCGCGAAGGCGTCGACCTGGTGGGGCAGACCTTCGGCTATCGCCTGGTCTCTCCCATGGTCGGCACGCAGACGCTGAGCATCGTGCCCGGTCAGGACGGCCTGGAGCGAGGCGCCGAGTCCCGCAGCGAGGCCGGGGCGATCTGCGCGACGAGCACCCTGACGACGGCGGGCGCGACCGTTGGCTGACGCGGTCCTGCTCGAGGTCGACGACCGTGGCGTCGCGACGGTCACGCTGAACCGGCCCGAGGTCAACAACGCCTATGACGAGGCGATGCTGCTCGGCGTCCACGCGGCTGTCGACGCGGCCGAGGCGTCGCTGGCGACAGACTCCCCCGTGCGCTGCGTCGTGCTCCGTGGCAACGGACGGCACTTCCAGGCAGGTGCCGACCTGCACTGGCTCAACGCGGTGCGCACCGGCAGCCGAGGACAATTTCGCAGCCTCCGAGCTGACGGGCAGCGCCGTGCGCCGGCTCAGCCAACTGGACGTGCCGGTGCTCGCTCTCGTGCAGGGTGCCTGCTTCGGCGGGGGCACCGGTGTCCTGGCCGCTGCGGACGTCGTCCTGTGCGGCGAGGACTCCGTCTTCTCCATCGCGGAGGTCCGGTGGGGTCTGCACGCCTCGATCATCCTGCCCCAGCTGGCTGACGCGATCGGAGCGCGGCAGGTGCGGCGCTATGCCCTCACCGGCGAGCGCTTCGACGCCGCCGAGGCGCAGCGGATCGGGCTCGTGCACGACGTCGTGCCCCGCGACGCACTCGAGGAGCGGGGCGCCGCCGTGGTCGAGGCGATCCTGGCCAGCGGGCCGGGTGCGGTCCGCACGACCAAGCGGATCGCGCGTGCCCTGTCCTGGACGGCTGTGGATGACACCGAGTTCACCGACCTGGTGGCCGAGCACAGCGCCGCCCGTCAGTCGCCCGAGGCGGCCGAAGGCCTGGCGGCCTTTGCCGAGAAGCGGTCGCCGTCCTGGAGGAGCTGAGCTGAGCGGGTTGAGCATGCTGGCCGGGATCAGGGTCGTCTCGATGGAGCAGTTCATCGCCGGCCCCTACTGCTCCTCCCTGCTGTCGGACGCCGGCGCCGAGGTCATCAAGGTCGAGCGTCCCGGCACCGGCGAGCCGCGGCGGACCTATCAACCGCGCCTGGGGCACGAGGACGACTACGTTAGTGGCGGCTTCGCGTCATACAACCGGGGCAAGCGGTCCGTCGAGATCGACCTGAGCGCCGAGGAGGGCCGCGAGTCGCTGCTCGGTCTGCTCGCCGAGGCAGACGTCTTCCTCTGCAACAACCGGCCTGGGTCGCTGGAGCGGCTGGGCCTGGGCGTCCCGCAGCTGCGCGAGCGCTTCCCCCAGTTGGTGATCTGCGAGATCACCGGGTTCGGGGTCTCCGGCGGGCCGTATGCCGAGTGGCCGGCCTTCGACTCGGTCATCCAGGCGATGAGTGGGCTGAGCAGCCTGCTCGGCACCGCCCCGGAGGAGCCACCGCTGCTCGCGCCGATGGGGACCATGGACCTGCTCACCGGGGTCTATGCCTGCCTCGGCATCCTCACCGCTCTCGTGCACCGCAGCCGGACCGGTGAGGGCACGCACGTGGACGCGGCGATGTATGACATCGGTGCCGCGTTCCTCGAGCGCCCCCTGACCCTGCACGAGTTCACCGGTGAGGTGCCGACCCGCGGGATCGACCGGTTCAGTCCCGTCGGCGCTTTCCGGGCCGGCGACGGCGGCTGGATCTCGATCGTCATCCCCACCGACGAGATGTGGCAGCGCTGCTGCGCCGCGATGGGCCGGCCTGACCTGGTCGAGGACCCGGCGCTCGACACCGTGCTGAAGCGGGCCGAGCGGATGCCGGACCTGGTGCTGCCCGCGCTCGAGGAGTGGGCTGCAGGCATGAGCCAGCATGAGGCGGTGGAGTCGCTGCGCAGCGCCGGGCAGCCCGCCGGGGCGGTGCAGACGATCGCGGACGTCCGCGAATGCCCGCAGCTGGCGCACCGCGGGCTCTTCGTGCCGATGCAGGACGAGCGCCTGGTGCGTGAAGTCGGCACCCATCCGGCCCTGCCTCGGCTGCCGCTGCTCTTCAACGGTGAGGCGGCCGACCCCGGCATCGTGCCGCGCCTCGGCGAGGGCAACGGGCTGCTGAACCCGCCGCCCGTTGCGGGTCGATGGGAAGACGCCGACTGATCCCTCGAGCGAGCCTGAGTCCCGGTCAGTCCTTAAGGAGGCATGGTGACCGGATGTCCACAGCCTCGTCCGCGAGTGGCGAGGAGGTCTGCGTCGACGGTATGCATCGTTGCTTGAGGTCGCGCTGAAGGCACTGCTCCGTGAGCACCGAGAGGCAGAGGTCGACCGGGCCGACGTGCGCGCCTACGGAGAGCAGCCGGTCGAGCTCCCTGATGAGTGGGGCGACGTGGCGTCCTTCCTCGATGCTGCTGGCAAGCTCTGACGTGCAGTTGCCCGCTCGAGGTGACCCCGCGAGCCACTCACCACGGGTGCGCCGGGCGTAGGCTTCAGGCATGAGTCAGCCGCAGGAGGTCCCGATCCGGGACGAGTCGATCCGCCTCGGCCAGCTGCTCAAGCTGGCCGGTGTCGTGCAGGACGGCGCCATGGCTCGCATGGTCATCGAGAACGGTGAGGTCACCGTCGACGGGGAGACCGTGATGCGCCGCGGGGTCCAGGTCCGTCCTGGGTCCGTCGTGAAGTATGCCGACGCTGACCTTCTGGTGACCACCGCGCAGTAGTGATCTTCCTGCCGGCGTAGGCAGTGCTTGTGTCGGCTGTCGGCTGTCGGCTGTCGGCGCTAGCGTTCGACCATGACACTCACTCTTGGCATGATCACCACCGATACCACCGACGCGGAGGCGCTGGCCGGCTGGTGGGCCGAGCAGACCGGAGCACAGATCGCCGAGACCAACGACGGCTGGTTCGTCATCGTCCGCGGCGGGACTCTGCCGGTCTGGATGGCCTTCCAGAAGGTCGATGGGGTGACGCCTGGCAAGAACCGGCTGCACCTGGATCTCACCGCCAGCGGCGACCTCGACGACGAGGTCGAGCGGCTGCTCGGCGCCGGCGCGACCCTCGTGGCCCGGCGCGGCGACGAAAACTTCCGATGGGTCACGCTGGCCGACCCGCAGGGCAACGAGTTCTGCGTCTCCGGCCCCCACGGGGGAGGGACCAGCTAGGGAGCAAATCCGCCACCGAAAAGTCTTGTGGCGTTGCGACGCACGGGCGTACATTTCGAGCGAAGGGACCCGCCCGCACCATCGGGTGAGGACCCACCCTCCACAGAGAGGCCTTGCGATGCCGTGTGATGCCAGCGGGATGGCCGAGATCCACCGCGCGTTCAAGGCCGCTTTCCGGGACGGGGTCGCGTTCGTCGAGGGGGTTGCCGACGGTGATGCTGCGCACGCCGAGGTGGTCGCCAAGCACCTCAACCTCTTCTCCGTCGCCCTCCACACCCACCACGAGTTCGAGGACCAGGATCTCTGGGGCAAGCTCCGGGACCGGGCCCCAGCCTGCGCGCTCCACGTGGACCGGATGCAGTCCCAGCATGCCGCGATGCTCGTGCAGCTCAACGCGCTGGACGCAGCTCTGCCGACCTGGCGGGCGTCCGGCTCGAGTGCTGCTGCCCAACCCGTCCTCTCGGCGCTGGCCGGCATCAACAGCGCGCTGGACGAGCACCTGCCAGACGAGGAGACAAAGATCGTCCCGCTGATGGAGGAGGTGCTCACTCAGCCGGAGGTCGACGCGGCCGCCGATCACGGACGCCGTGCGACGCCGAAGGGCCAGGCGTTCCCCATGCTAGGAGGCATTCTGGCGGCCCAGCCGGACGGCGGCACGGCGTTCATGCATAAAAACATCCCGCCACCCGTGCGCCTGGTCTGGCGCGCGATCGGCCGGCGCAAATACGAAGCCAACCGCCAGGCACTGTTGCACGGGCCGCGCTGAGCAATGACCTGGTCGGCGCGCTGCAGATCGGCCACCTGCCCCCACCGAGCACGCTCATCGCGATGCTAGCCCACCCACCTCGCGAGTCACGGTGTCCAGCAACTGCTCGGCGCCGGCCTCCCCATAGACGACCGCGGCGATCGCCTACGTGTCGAGGGCCAGCCTCATCCGGGAGCCTCGTGGCGTCATACCCGAGGAGTTCATCGAGGGGGCGGTCATCAAGGATCGGCCGGATGCGACCGCGGCGAATGATGTCCTGAAGTTCGTGGCTCACATCGCCCGCACCCGCGCGGGCCCGCTCGCGTTGCAACCGTTCCTCCACCGCGCGCCGAGTGGTTTGGGTGATGGTCTCACCGGTCAGCCTGGCGAGCTCCCGAACCAACCGGTCGGTGTCTGGATCTTTGATGTCGAGCGCATATATCCACCATATGAGGAAGAAAGGCAGATATCTCGGCAGATGTCTGTCCATGCCGCTCACCACATGGGCTTCACCGCACACCTCAGTGACCCTCAGGTCTGCCACGGTGGGAGTGTCGACTGGTTGGCCAGATAGAGTCATGGACTGCGGGGCACGGAGACGAGAGAGTGGGGTGCAGTCCATGGACACAGGCATGACAGCCGATCGACCGATCGTGACCTTCGTCTATGGCACGCGCCCCGAGGCGATCAAGTGCGCTCCCTTGGTGCTGGCGCTGCAGCAGGATCCAGACTTCCAGGTCCGCGTTGTCGTCACGGGCCAGCACCGGGAGATGCTGGACCAGGTCAACACCCTGTTCGGGATCGAGCCGGACGTCGACCTGGACATCCACCAGACGGGACAGACGTTGTCGGATGTGGCCGTCAGGACACTGCGTGGAGTCTCCGACGACCTGGCGGCCCATCGGCCAGCGGCCGTGGTGGTCCAGGGTGACACGTCCTCCGCCTTTGTGGCGGGGCTTGCCGCGTTCTATGCACAGGTGCCCGTCGTCCACCTGGAGGCAGGCCTGCGCACCGGCGATCTGGCGGCCCCGTTCCCCGAGGAGGGCAACCGGTCGCTGCTCACCAGGATCGCTGCGCTGCACCTCGCTCCCACTGCGGGCAACCGTGACAACCTGCTGCGTGAGGGCATCGACCCGGCCAAGATCGTCGTGACGGGAAACTCGGTGATCGATGCTCTGCACCACGCCGTCGCCGCTGATCACCCGTGGGAGAACGAGCAGCTGCGCGAGCTGTCCAGCACCGACCGGCCGCTCGTGCTCGTCACCGCGCACCGCCGCGAGTCCTGGGGTGAGCCGATGGAGGCGATCGGCCGCGCAGTCGCCACGGTCGCCGTCCGGCACCCCGGCCACGACGTCGCCCTGCCCGCCCACGCGAACCCTCGAGTGCGCGAAGTTCTCGTCCGGCACCTGGGCCACCTGCCTAACGTCCACATCGTCGACTCCGCTGCCTATGGCGATTTCTGTCGCCTGCTGCAGCGGGCCAGCGTGATCCTCACTGACAGTGGCGGCGTCCAGGAGGAGGGACCGGCGCTCGGCAAACCCGTGCTCGTGATGCGTTCGACGACAGAACGTCCCGAAGCCATGGAGTTCGGGACCGTGCGCCTCGTCGGTGTCGACGAGGCTCGGATCGTGGCGGAGGTGACGTCCTTGCTCACCGACCCCAGTGCTCGTGAGGCGATGTCGCAAGCGGTCAACCCCTATGGAGACGGAAGGGCCGCACCACGCGCGGTGGCTGCCCTGCGCCACTGGCTCGGCCTCGGCCCCCGCCCCCAGGACTTCATCCCACGGCGACCACAAACCAGGGTCGGCGACCTCGTTGACACTGCGCACGACACCAGGTGATCGTGCGACTCGCGCTGCGTGCCGTCGGCGACCTCACCCTGACGCTGGGAGCGGTGCTGTTGCTCTTCGTGGTGTGGCAGGGGTGGTGGACCGACGTCCAGGCCAATGCTAAATCCGACGAGCTGCTCATCGAGGCTCGCGCCGAGTTCATCGCACCTCCCGCCGATGACGCAGCCACAGAAGTCCGGGACACAGAGCCGACCGAGGTGGTCGAGCCGCCCGCCACGAGCTACGCCATCAACGACCCCATCGCCGTGATCTATCTGCCGACGATCGGGCAGGAGCGGGTCGTCAAGGAAGGGACGGACCGCGACGTTCTCAACCAGGGTGTCCTCGGGCACTACCCCGGCACCGGCGCCCCCGGGCAGGTGGGCAACTTCGCGCTGGCCGGGCACCGCACGACCTATGGACGCCCGCTGTGGGACCTGGCCGAGATGAAGGCGGGCGACCCGATCGTCGTCGAGACGGCGGCCGGCTACCACGTCTACTCCTTCGAGAAGCTGGAGGTGGTCGAGCCCAGCCGTTGGGAGGTGCTCGCCCCCGTCCCGGGTGCACCTGAGGCTGAGGCCTCACGTGCCTCGATGGTCCTGACCGCCTGCCACCCGAAGTTCAGTGCCGCAGAACGACTCGTGGGGTATGCCGTGCTCGACCGGTCGGTCCCTCGCTCGCAGGGGGCGCCCCCTGAGCTGTTGGCAGACGACCGCACGGAGGACAGCTGATGTATGCCTGGATCTGGCGCACTCTGCCGGGGCCCACGTGGCTGAAGCTCCTCCTCACGCTAGTGCTCGTGGCCATCGTGGTGGGGGTCCTGTTCGAGTGGGTCTTCCCCGTCGTGGCTCCGCACATGCCGTTCAACGACGGGACGATCGAGACGCAGAGCCCCTGACCCAACATTGCCCGGTGACCGAGGGGTCTCGGTCACCGGGCAATGTTTGTTCTGTGTCAGTGGCTGGTGGCTCGCCGGCGCTTGGTCGTCACGACCGCGACTCCGGTGCCGACCACGGCCAGCGTGCCCAGGGCGATCGGCAGACCGGCCAGCGGCACGGCCGGGACCAGCGCCAGGTCGGCGCTGGGTCCACAGGTCACGTTGGCCAGCTCGACGTTGGCCAGAGCGTCGCCGACGGCGTCGACGTCGATGGCAGTGACCGACAGACCTCCGTAGTAGCCAGGGTCAGTGCCTTCCGGATGATCCAGCGGGACCTGCTGGTTGAGGGTGACGCTGACTAGCGGGGAGAGCAGGGCCGAGACAGTTGGCGACACGAGGCTGAGGAGATCGGTGTTGGGCGCGACGGTGGTGTCCAGATCCACGATCACGTCAGGAATCAGCAGCGGCTGGTCGACGACTAGTCGGGCACCGACCAAGTTGGCTTGGCCAGAGCTCGTGCCGTCGGCCTGCGTCTCGCAGGTCGCCGTGATGGCGTCGGCCTCGATCCGTGCGCTGACCAGGCCGAGGACGTCCACAAGGTTGAGCACGACCGGGGCCGTTCCGGGAGTCGTGCAGTTGGCCGCGTCGCCGACATCAACGAGTCCGCCCTCACCGGTGACACCGGAGCAGGCGGCGCTCGTGCCGTCGTTGTTAGCCACGGCCACCTCACCCAGTGCCCCGGCGGTCAGGACGTCCTGACCGTTCAGCAGCGAGATCAGCGGCTGCTCAGACGCAGTGACGGTCTCAGTGCTGCCGTCGTTCTCGGCCGTCTCCGTCGTGGTGTCCACGACGACCGCGGGGTTGAGGACGCTCAGGTGCAGTGCTGTCGCACTGGCCTGGGTGGCAAACGGCGCTCCCATCGCAGCCGTCGCCGCGAGGATGGTCGCGGCGCCCCCTGCGGTCCCGGCGAGGGCGAGACGTCTAGTGGTCGAACGAACTCTTGCACTGCTCATGATTCTCCTTATCTGGTGAATGTTGCCGGTTCTGCTGCTGACGTCGCCAGCGACCCTGACGTGGACGGTGGGTGTGCTCGTCCCGCAGCGCGGGGAGCAGACCCCTTTGCGAGCCCCTGGTAGACCCTGTCGGTCTTGACCCAGTCGCTCTTGCTCCGCGCGATGCGGAACGCTGCCCGCCACACGGAGACGATCATCAAATAGCTGTAGATCCAGTACGCGAGGCCGAGGAGTAGCGCACGACCACGACCCGTCCCCGGTTCGGCCTTGATCCGATAGACGAGACCCCACACCGCCAGCGGACCGATCCCGAAGACGATGATCAACGGGATCAGGCCCCACGCCCCGCCGGCGAACCAGCCCGTCACACCGGCCGGCGTCATCACGGCATACCTGATGACGAATCCCCACGCGGCGACGTAGACCACGGAGCCCACGAGCTGAGTCCACGGAATGAGCAGGAAGTAGCAGATCTCAAGTGCTGCTGGCGTGCTCAGGTTGCGCGAGCGCAGCACCGCGCCCAGGTAGCGCAGGCACTCCATGCCACCCTGCGCCCATCTGGTCCGTTGCCGCACCAGCGCTCGCGCTGAGGGCAGGCCCTCCTGGGCCACCCAGACGTCATTGCAGTATTCGTTGCGTCGACCCACCAGCAGGACATGCAGCCCGAGCTCGAAGTCTTCAAGCAGGGAACCGTGCCAGGGCGTGCCGTGCTGCTCAGCGATGAGGTCAAGGACTGACAAGCGGCTGAACTGGCCGTTGCCGCCCATGCCAACCGAACCCAGGCTGCGGCGCAGATGCTGCATGGCGGCGATGACTGAGCGGAACTCCAGGTCCTGCAATGTCACCAGAAGGCGACCGAACCTGGTCACGGGCTCAGGATCGCCGGCGTCGATGCGGCCAGACTCTCCGCGGTTGACCATGCGGACCTGGAGCTGGGCCGCGCCCACCTGAGTGTCACCAAAAATGGTCGGCCCGCTCAGTGTTGCGAGCGCATCAGGGTCGAGAACACCATCCGCGTCAATGACGCCGACGACGACGCGTTCGGCCGCCTTCTCGTAGTCCTCGCCGTGCACCATCTCGAGGTGGCGGCGGATCGCACGCCATCCGGCGTTCAGGGCGGCACCCTTGCCCTGTCTGGCCTGCGGCGGCGTCCGGCGGACGACGTGGACGCGAAGGTCGGTCCGTGCGAGATCCTCAAGAATGGTGAGAGTGCCGTCCGAGGAGTCGTCGTCGATGGCCCAGACGTGCGCTGAAGGGTGCATCTCCCGCATGCGCGTGACCGTCCGGTGCACCACCCTCTCCTCGTCGAGGCAGGGGATCAGCACGTGCCACTCAAATGACTGGGGATCGCCTGCAGCGGTCTTCTGGTGCCGGAGGAACGGGAGCAGGATAGCCATGACGTAGCCGAGGAAAGTGATGCACAGAGCGAGGGCCATGAGGTCAACCCAGGGCCCTAGTCCTAGCGGGCTCATGCTCCCACCGCCGACATACGGGCCGGATCGCGCAGGATGAGGCGGACAAAGAGGAGCACAGCAGCAACGAAACCGATGGTGCTGATCGCTGACCCGAGAAAGACGTGGCTGAACTCATAGCCACGCTCAAATCCCATCGTCTTCATCATCGCGACAATGGTGGCAATCCGGAGCTGGTTGGCGATCATGAAGACGAGCACCAACGCACCAACACCCAGTGCGACTGACCGTAGGCGCAGCGGCCGCATCCACGCAGCTGCCGCAGACCCACCGAGGAAGAGCGCGGTCAAAGGAGCCACGCTGCAACCCACACTGAAGCCCACGCCCACCCAGCGACCATCAAGGGGGAAGATGACAGCCTGTCCCATGGCGTCCGCTCCGAGGCCGCCAAGGTTGAGAAGGGTGGCTTGGGCCAGCGCTTCGACGGAGCGCACACTTTGTCCCAGCAGGAGCAGTGCCAGGGCCGCGACCAGCAGGAAGACCGCGATAATCAGGGAGGGGCGCCGCTGCACCTGGCCATCGCTCGATGCCATCGGCGAGAAGGCGACCTTTCGGTGCCTACCCCGGTA from Ornithinimicrobium cryptoxanthini includes these protein-coding regions:
- a CDS encoding FAS1-like dehydratase domain-containing protein; this translates as MTESATRTEVISAEPVESLAAVLETPVPFEAGSPVPPLWHWLYLLDRRRQSDLGTDGHPTSGIPAPPGPGRRRMFAGGRVTTYAPLVIGEPATKVTSIAKTVEKEGRTGPLTFVTVLQEISQRDQLVIREEQDIVYRAPGTGALPPAPEPPTPPAGPTLRLAVDERLLFRFSALTYNTHRIHYDLGYVPTEGYDGLVIHGPLQALLMGDLMRREGVDLVGQTFGYRLVSPMVGTQTLSIVPGQDGLERGAESRSEAGAICATSTLTTAGATVG
- a CDS encoding RNA-binding S4 domain-containing protein; translated protein: MSQPQEVPIRDESIRLGQLLKLAGVVQDGAMARMVIENGEVTVDGETVMRRGVQVRPGSVVKYADADLLVTTAQ
- a CDS encoding HpcH/HpaI aldolase/citrate lyase family protein, yielding MTGVQSARSFLFVPGDRPERFDKAIASGADVVIIDLEDAVAPEAKASARDATVAWLAGGGRAAVRVNAADSPEHEDDVAALAGIATAATDSGLVAIVLPKADDPDLASSVANQTGVPVIALVESALGLVRAHEIASATGVSRLAFGHLDYAVDLGSGNGREPMLHARSTLVLTSRAAGLPGPIDGVTTALDETEVLTDDLAYARDLGLTGKLLIHPKQVEPTHAAHRPSEEDVAWAQRVIEAAASGGAVRVDGDMVDAPVVARAEDVLRRRES
- the wecB gene encoding non-hydrolyzing UDP-N-acetylglucosamine 2-epimerase; this encodes MTADRPIVTFVYGTRPEAIKCAPLVLALQQDPDFQVRVVVTGQHREMLDQVNTLFGIEPDVDLDIHQTGQTLSDVAVRTLRGVSDDLAAHRPAAVVVQGDTSSAFVAGLAAFYAQVPVVHLEAGLRTGDLAAPFPEEGNRSLLTRIAALHLAPTAGNRDNLLREGIDPAKIVVTGNSVIDALHHAVAADHPWENEQLRELSSTDRPLVLVTAHRRESWGEPMEAIGRAVATVAVRHPGHDVALPAHANPRVREVLVRHLGHLPNVHIVDSAAYGDFCRLLQRASVILTDSGGVQEEGPALGKPVLVMRSTTERPEAMEFGTVRLVGVDEARIVAEVTSLLTDPSAREAMSQAVNPYGDGRAAPRAVAALRHWLGLGPRPQDFIPRRPQTRVGDLVDTAHDTR
- a CDS encoding hemerythrin domain-containing protein, whose protein sequence is MPCDASGMAEIHRAFKAAFRDGVAFVEGVADGDAAHAEVVAKHLNLFSVALHTHHEFEDQDLWGKLRDRAPACALHVDRMQSQHAAMLVQLNALDAALPTWRASGSSAAAQPVLSALAGINSALDEHLPDEETKIVPLMEEVLTQPEVDAAADHGRRATPKGQAFPMLGGILAAQPDGGTAFMHKNIPPPVRLVWRAIGRRKYEANRQALLHGPR
- a CDS encoding acyl-CoA dehydrogenase family protein, which encodes MSTEMLSEDEVEIVRLVREFVTEQVKPVASELEHANTYPEELIEAMKQMGIFGLAIPEPWGEAQVSLPAYCLVTEELARGWMSLAGAMGGHTVVAKLILAYGTQEQKDTYLPRMATGELRATMALTEPGGGSDLQAMRTTAKVDGDDYVVNGSKTWITNARKAELIALMVKTDPEAEPRHKGVSILLVEKEGEDGLDGFHLSRDLPKLGYKGVESCEIAFDGMRVPRTALLGETEGVGFAQMMKGLEVGRLQVASRALGVGRAALEDSLQYSQERESFGVPIWKHQSIGNYLAEMATKLVAARQLTLHAARAFDAGQRADMEAGMAKLFASEVGMEIALDAIRIHGGYGYSTEFDVERYFRDAPLMIVGEGTNEIQKNVIARQLVKRGNVDPV
- a CDS encoding type II toxin-antitoxin system VapB family antitoxin is translated as MPVSMDCTPLSRLRAPQSMTLSGQPVDTPTVADLRVTEVCGEAHVVSGMDRHLPRYLPFFLIWWIYALDIKDPDTDRLVRELARLTGETITQTTRRAVEERLQRERARAGAGDVSHELQDIIRRGRIRPILDDRPLDELLGYDATRLPDEAGPRHVGDRRGRLWGGRRRAVAGHRDSRGGWASIAMSVLGGGRWPICSAPTRSLLSAARATVPGGWLRICAGRSRARPGARVAGCFYA
- a CDS encoding CaiB/BaiF CoA transferase family protein; translated protein: MLAGIRVVSMEQFIAGPYCSSLLSDAGAEVIKVERPGTGEPRRTYQPRLGHEDDYVSGGFASYNRGKRSVEIDLSAEEGRESLLGLLAEADVFLCNNRPGSLERLGLGVPQLRERFPQLVICEITGFGVSGGPYAEWPAFDSVIQAMSGLSSLLGTAPEEPPLLAPMGTMDLLTGVYACLGILTALVHRSRTGEGTHVDAAMYDIGAAFLERPLTLHEFTGEVPTRGIDRFSPVGAFRAGDGGWISIVIPTDEMWQRCCAAMGRPDLVEDPALDTVLKRAERMPDLVLPALEEWAAGMSQHEAVESLRSAGQPAGAVQTIADVRECPQLAHRGLFVPMQDERLVREVGTHPALPRLPLLFNGEAADPGIVPRLGEGNGLLNPPPVAGRWEDAD
- a CDS encoding enoyl-CoA hydratase-related protein, which encodes MRRLSQLDVPVLALVQGACFGGGTGVLAAADVVLCGEDSVFSIAEVRWGLHASIILPQLADAIGARQVRRYALTGERFDAAEAQRIGLVHDVVPRDALEERGAAVVEAILASGPGAVRTTKRIARALSWTAVDDTEFTDLVAEHSAARQSPEAAEGLAAFAEKRSPSWRS
- a CDS encoding VOC family protein, with the translated sequence MTLTLGMITTDTTDAEALAGWWAEQTGAQIAETNDGWFVIVRGGTLPVWMAFQKVDGVTPGKNRLHLDLTASGDLDDEVERLLGAGATLVARRGDENFRWVTLADPQGNEFCVSGPHGGGTS
- a CDS encoding class E sortase; this translates as MIVRLALRAVGDLTLTLGAVLLLFVVWQGWWTDVQANAKSDELLIEARAEFIAPPADDAATEVRDTEPTEVVEPPATSYAINDPIAVIYLPTIGQERVVKEGTDRDVLNQGVLGHYPGTGAPGQVGNFALAGHRTTYGRPLWDLAEMKAGDPIVVETAAGYHVYSFEKLEVVEPSRWEVLAPVPGAPEAEASRASMVLTACHPKFSAAERLVGYAVLDRSVPRSQGAPPELLADDRTEDS